CACCCCCAAGGAGGGGCGCTGGATCTCCGGCGACGGTTACCTGTGCCGGTCCTTCGACCAGGGCGGCCGCATGGTGCTGGTGATCAGCGACGGCATGGGGTCGGGGCGCCGTGCCGCCAACGAGTCACGCCTGGCCCTGCAGTTGCTGGAACGGATGCTGGAGGCCGGCCTGCCCGCCACCCCGGCGGTGCGGTTGCTCAACACCGCCCTGGCCCTGCGGGACCGGGAGACCTATACCACGGTCGACCTGGCTGCGGTGGACCTGGAGCGGGGCCGGGTGGAGTTCGTCAAGATCGGCGCCGCGCCCAGCTTCGTGCGACGGGCCCGGGAGGTCCAGATGATCGCCCACCCCGCGCCGCCGGCCGGCTATGTGGAGGAAGGCGATGTCCAGGCCGGCAGCGGGGTCCTGGAGCCGGGCGACCTGGTGGTCCTGGTCTCCGACGGCGTGCTGTCTGCCTTTGGTGACGTGGACGCCGCCACGGCGTGGATCCGCGGCTATCTGGCCGGCCTGGAAGACGACGACCCCCGCCGGGTGGCGGCCCGAATCGTCAAGGAGGCCCTGCGCCGCTCAGGCGACCGGGCCCCCGACGACATGACGGTGGTGACCGGAAAACTCTTGCCGCGGGCCCAGCTGGCGCCGGCTGCCGGAGCCGGCGGCCTGCGGTAGCACCAACCCAAACCCTCTCTCCCCTCAGCGGCGGTTCCCGGCGGCGGGCCGTCGCCTCCCCCTGCGCGGTCCTCCGGAGCCTGCGGGCCAGCCCGCGGCGGCCGGTGGCCGCGCTGCTTTTTGTCCCCGAGCCTTGTAATGTAAATAGGAAACGACCGGCACCTGGCGACGGGGAAGGGGGAGGGGCGGGAAGCCGTGAAACGGCCCGGCAAGGCGGGGGGCATCGCCATCCCCCCGGCCATCCGGCGACTGGAAGAACAGGTCCTCCAAGCGGCCGGCCGGCACCGCCTGCTGGAGGCCGGGCAGCGGGTCCTGGTGGCCGTCTCGGGTGGCCGTGACTCCATGGTCCTGCTGGACGTGCTGGACCGCCTCCGCCCGGTCCTTGGGCTGGCCGCCCTGGGGGTTGCCCACGTGGACCACGGCCTGCGGCCGGACTCGGCGGCCGACGCCCGCTGGGTGGAAGAACAGGCCGCAGCCCGCGGCCTGCCCTTTCTCTGCCGCCGGGTCCACATCCGGCCGGGACGCCGCTCCCTGGAAGAAGCGGCCCGCCTGGCCCGCTACCGTGCCCTGGCGGCCATGGCCCGGCAGTTCGGCGCCCAGCGGGTGGTCCTGGCCCACCATGCCGGTGACCAGGCGGAAACGGTGCTGATGCGCCTGCTGGCTGGGGCCGGGGTGCGGGGGCTGGCGGGGATGCCCTGGCGGCGGGGCCCCTTCGTCCGGCCCCTGCTGGCCACCGAGCCGGCCCTGCTGGCTGCTTATGCGGCCGCCCGGGGCCTGGGCTGGCGGGATGACCCGTCGAACCAGGACCTGACCTTTCTCCGCAACCGGATCCGGCACCGGTTGCTTCCCCTGCTGGAGGCCGAGTTCAACCCGCGGGTGGTGGCCGCCCTGGGCCGGGTGGCCGGGGTGCTGGCGGCGGAAGGCGCCCTGCTGCGCCGGCGTACCCGGAGGCTGGAGGGGCGGCTGGGATACCGGCTGGGGCCCCGCTGGGCGTGCCGGGTGGACGATCTGGCCCGGCTCCCCGTGGCCGACCAGCGCCGGCTGCTTCAGGCCGCCTACCACCGGCTGGCCCGGCGGCCTTTGCCCCTGGCCCACTGCGAGGCCGTAAGGGCCCTGGCGGCGCCGGCGGCGGAGGGCGAGCGCGGGCGATCGGCGCCGGAAGTCCGGCCGGACGCGGCAGCAGGGCCGGCGGCGGGACAGGGGGCACGACCGCAACGGGCAGCACCGCCGGCAGAAGCGCCGCCAACGCCGCCCGGGGAGCGGCCACAAGGGGAGGCCTGGCCGGAGGAGTGGCCCAGGTCAACCCCGGAGCCCGGGCCGGGGGCAGGGGGGAGCTCCGGGGCGCCGGTGGCGGGCCGTGTGCTGGATCTACCCGGCGGGTGGCGGGCCCGGCGCCAGGGGGTGTGGCTCTGGCTGGAACCCCAGGCCGGCGGCCGGCTCCGCGCCGCGACGCCCGTTCCCGGGACTCCCGGCGGGGAGGAACCGGCGCAGGCGGCGGCGCCGGGCGAGCCGGCCCCTGGACCGGCGCGGATTCTGCAGGTTCCGGGCGCCTGGCCTTTGGAGTCCGGCCTGTGGCTCCGGGCCCGCTGGCTGGAGGGGGACGAGGCGCGCCAGGCGGTAGCTCGGCTGCTGGCCGTAGGGCCGGCTGCCCCGCACCTGCCACGATACCCGGAGGGGAGGGCGGCGGCGCGCCGGGCGGGTCCCGGTCCCCGGTTCCTGGCCCGGCTGCTCTGCCCCGCCCGGGCCTTGCAGGGGACCCTGATCCTGCGCCGGCCCCTGCCCGGCGAGACCATGCAGCCCCTGGGAGCGCAGGGGCACCGCTCCGTGGAACGGCTTTACCGCGCCGCGGCCCGCCGGGGCGACCTGGACCTGGTGGACCCCGCCACGGGCACCGGCGCCCGCCTGGGACCGTGGGTGGTCGCCGCCGGCAGGGATGTCCTCTGGCTGGTGGGGGTGCGGGCGGCGGAAGGGTGCCGGGTTCGTCCCGGAGACGAGCGGGTGCTCTTGCTGGAGGTGCAGGCGGGGCTTGGGCCGGGCGGCGGGCCTGGAGGGTGGTGAGGGGCGACATAGCCGCACCATGGGCGCCGTGTTATAATGGGGGCGCCTTTACGGCGTCAGAAGGCGCAAAAACGCGGCGCCATGCCGTCGAGGTCCGGCCTGAACCCGCCTCGGCCGGGGGCAGGCCCGCGGGCCGCGCCCTGAGCGGCCGCAAGGAGGGCCATGATGAAGCCAAACCGCATCTTCAAGAACCTGCTGTTCTACCTTATCCTGCTCTTCTTCGCCATCGCCATCGTCCAGCGTTTGAATCCGGTGACCACCGAAGTCCAGTCGCTGTCGACCGGTGAGCTGCTGGAGAAGATCGAGCAGGGTCAGGTGGAACGCGTCGTCTATGACGAGAGCCACCGGGCGGTGACGGGGCAGCTCAAGGACGGCACCCACTTCCGCGCCAACGTCCCCGACCTGGACTGGCCGACCATCCGGGAATGGCAGCAGAAGGGTGTGCAGGTGGACACGCGGCCCATCGAGGAGACACCCTGGTGGACCAACCTTTTGACGGCCCTGCTGCCGGTGATCCTGGTGGTGGCCGCGTTTTTCTTCATCATGCAGCAGACCCAGGGGACGGGAAGCCGGGTGATGCAGTTCGCCAAGAGCCGCGCCCGGCTGCACCAGCCCGACGAG
This is a stretch of genomic DNA from Thermaerobacter sp. PB12/4term. It encodes these proteins:
- the tilS gene encoding tRNA lysidine(34) synthetase TilS is translated as MKRPGKAGGIAIPPAIRRLEEQVLQAAGRHRLLEAGQRVLVAVSGGRDSMVLLDVLDRLRPVLGLAALGVAHVDHGLRPDSAADARWVEEQAAARGLPFLCRRVHIRPGRRSLEEAARLARYRALAAMARQFGAQRVVLAHHAGDQAETVLMRLLAGAGVRGLAGMPWRRGPFVRPLLATEPALLAAYAAARGLGWRDDPSNQDLTFLRNRIRHRLLPLLEAEFNPRVVAALGRVAGVLAAEGALLRRRTRRLEGRLGYRLGPRWACRVDDLARLPVADQRRLLQAAYHRLARRPLPLAHCEAVRALAAPAAEGERGRSAPEVRPDAAAGPAAGQGARPQRAAPPAEAPPTPPGERPQGEAWPEEWPRSTPEPGPGAGGSSGAPVAGRVLDLPGGWRARRQGVWLWLEPQAGGRLRAATPVPGTPGGEEPAQAAAPGEPAPGPARILQVPGAWPLESGLWLRARWLEGDEARQAVARLLAVGPAAPHLPRYPEGRAAARRAGPGPRFLARLLCPARALQGTLILRRPLPGETMQPLGAQGHRSVERLYRAAARRGDLDLVDPATGTGARLGPWVVAAGRDVLWLVGVRAAEGCRVRPGDERVLLLEVQAGLGPGGGPGGW